A section of the Agromyces aurantiacus genome encodes:
- a CDS encoding NAD(P)/FAD-dependent oxidoreductase, translated as MSRFDVVIIGGGAAGLTAALVLLRAQRAVAVVDAGTPRNAPAQAMHGFLSRDGTPPRELIAAGRQEVEHYGGVLIDDTVTGAEAAETPGFRVRLASGRDLAARKLLVATGLTDHVPDLPGIRERWGRDVLHCPYCHGHEVRHRWLGVLGGDADAVQHALLIRQWSEDLTLFSHTETVSDEQRARLAARDIRIVEGAVAGLVVRDDRLRGVELADGTVIARDAVFVRPRFIPNSALLTRLGCRTDEHGWVEHDPTGRTSVPGVRVAGNAADPRAQVITAAGQGSAAAIALNAELVDEDVEQALAARSAR; from the coding sequence ATGAGTCGATTCGATGTCGTGATCATCGGCGGAGGCGCCGCCGGCCTGACCGCCGCGCTCGTCCTGCTCCGCGCGCAACGCGCGGTCGCCGTCGTCGATGCGGGCACGCCCCGCAACGCACCGGCCCAGGCCATGCACGGGTTCCTCTCGCGCGACGGCACGCCGCCGCGCGAACTGATCGCCGCCGGGCGGCAGGAGGTCGAGCACTACGGCGGCGTGCTGATCGACGACACCGTGACCGGTGCCGAGGCCGCCGAGACACCCGGCTTCCGCGTGCGGCTCGCCAGCGGCCGCGACCTGGCGGCTCGGAAGCTCCTCGTCGCGACCGGACTGACCGACCACGTGCCCGACCTCCCCGGCATCCGCGAGCGGTGGGGTCGTGACGTGCTCCACTGCCCGTACTGCCACGGCCACGAAGTCCGCCACCGGTGGCTGGGAGTGCTCGGGGGTGATGCCGACGCCGTGCAGCACGCGCTGCTCATCCGGCAGTGGTCGGAGGATCTCACCCTCTTCTCGCACACGGAGACCGTGAGCGACGAGCAGCGCGCGCGGCTCGCCGCCCGCGACATCCGCATCGTCGAGGGCGCGGTCGCCGGGCTGGTCGTGCGAGACGACCGTCTCCGCGGCGTCGAACTGGCGGATGGCACCGTGATCGCCCGCGACGCCGTCTTCGTCCGGCCACGATTCATCCCGAACAGCGCCCTGCTGACCCGGCTCGGCTGCCGGACCGACGAGCACGGCTGGGTCGAGCACGATCCCACCGGCCGCACGTCCGTACCCGGGGTCCGGGTCGCGGGCAACGCCGCCGACCCCAGGGCCCAGGTGATCACCGCGGCAGGCCAGGGCTCGGCCGCCGCGATCGCCCTCAACGCCGAACTCGTCGACGAGGACGTCGAGCAGGCGCTCGCGGCGCGATCCGCCCGCTGA